AGATGCAGTTCATTCTTTTTTAATTCGCCTAACCTTGCTCTATGACCCATGTCAGATTTGATGTCATTCGGATCAAAGAAGAACATCCATACAACAAAAAAAGTACCTGTTAGCAAGTACTTATTTTTTAACCAAGATGGTATTGAGTTAAGAAGTTTCAACGTGTATATTTTTGAGTTAGTAAAAATTTGGGTTTTAAGTGCTGTGAGCAAAACATAAATAATGATGCCATGATGTATGCCGATGAACAAAATGATTCTCTTATTTCTTTTACTAAAAGAAATGGATAACAGAACAAGTTCACAACGCTGTGGCTATGAAAAAACTACAGCCGTATCAAAATCATTATTATAAGAACTTAAAACCCAAACTATAATTACTTACCAAATTTAATCTTTCCTTTTGGATAAATTCCGCTTTCGCCTAACATTTCTTCAATGCGGATCAGCTGGTTGTATTTAGCCATGCGATCAGTACGTGATGCAGAACCGGTTTTAATTTGTCCGCAATTTAAGGCAACAGCTAAGTCAGCGATCGTAGTATCTTCTGTTTCACCACTTCTATGACTCATGATGGTGTTGTAACCATTGTTTTGAGCCATGCTAACCGCATTAATAGTTTCAGTAATAGTACCAATTTGATTTACTTTAACCAGCAAACCGTTGGCAGTATCTTCTTTAATACCTCTTTCTAAACGGGTAACGTTTGTAACAAAAAGATCATCACCCACTAATTGGACTTTTTTACCGATAGTGTCCGTTAAGTTTTTCCAACCAGCCCAATCATCCTCTGCCATACCATCTTCAATGCTGCAGATTGGATATTGCTTAGCCCAGCTTTCCCAGAATTTAACCAACTGGTCGCTGCTTAATTCTTTACCTGAACTTTTATGGAAAACATATTTCTTCTTTTTAGCATCCCACAACTCGCTGTTAGCTGCATCCATAGCAATCATAATTTGACTGCCTGTTTTAAAGCCTGCTGCCTGGATTGCCGTTAATACTGTTTCAATAGCTTCTTCATTACTTTGGATGTTTGGAGCAAAACCACCTTCGTCACCTACGTTAGTGCTGAAGCCTTTTTTCTTTAATACACTTTTTAATGCATGGAAAATATCAACGCCCCATTGCAAACCTTCGCTAAAAGACGAAGCGCCAACAGGCATTACCATAAATTCCTGGAAATCGATTTTATTATCGGCATGCGCACCACCATTCAAAATGTTCATCATCGGGATAGGCAATGTTTTAGCATTCGTACCGCCGATGTAACGATATAAAGGAAGATTTGCTTCCAACGCTGCTGCTTTTGCAACCGCCATACTTACCGCTAATAATGCATTAGCACCTAATTTGCCTTTGTTAGCAGTTCCGTCTAAAGCGATCATGGCGGCGTCAATACCGGTTTGATCAGCAACATCCCAACCTAATAAATTATCAGCGATGATTGTATTTACATTTTTTACTGCTTTCAACACACCTTTACCCTGGTAGATTTTTTTGTTGCCGTCACGCAATTCAACTGCTTCGTGAATACCGGTGCTGGCACCGCTTGGAACGGCTGCACGACCTAAGTGTTCGTTTTCTGTTAATACATCAACTTCAACGGTGGGGTTACCGCGACTGTCTAGAATTTGTCTTGCATGAATGCTGGCTATGTAGCTCATGATTTGCTTGGTTTAAATTTTTATTTGGTTATTGTTTAATCAATGAAGAAAGTTAGCTGCCCAGGAATTGGGAAATTTCTTACTGTGTGCAAAGAAACAAAAAACCCGCATACAGTGCGTATTTGGCGGAATAAATTTCTATGAAAAACTTAGTTGGTAAGGCTGCGGAAAATATTTTCCAGGTTATTATTACTGTTGGTTAAAGAAACAATATTGAGGTTGTTTTTAATACTTAACTCTAATAATTGTTTTTTTACATTATCAGGATTGGCAGTATTTAGTTTCCAATTGTTCTCTTGCTTCTCAACATTGATCACATCTTGTAAATTACTTAGCAATGTTGGATCTATCGTTTCTTTAAATTGAACGATTACCGTTTGTGTTGAATTATTATTCTTTTGAAGATTACTTAGCTTATCATCTGCAACAATTTCTCCTTTATTGATAATGATAACTCTGTCGCAAATGGCTTCTACTTCCTGTAATATGTGAGAGGAGAAAAGTACCGTCTTACTTTGTCCGAGCTTTTTTATTACTTCTCTTATTTCTATGATTTGATTAGGATCTAATCCACTGGTAGGTTCATCTAATATCAACACTTCCGGGTTGTGAATTAATGCGGCGGCTAATCCAACACGTTGCTTATATCCTTTACTTAGTTGACCGATCTTTTTATTGGCTTCCCTGGTTAATCCAACCGTTGCAATTACATTTTCTATTTCCGGTTTCCTGTTTTCAATGTTATGCACGCCACATAAAAAATCTAAATACTCTCTTACATACATATCGTAATACAGCGCATTAGATTCCGGTAAATAACCAATTTTCTTTTTTGTGGAAAGTGAGGAAGAGTCTACGTTTTCGCCGCATACTGTTGCATTCCCGGAAGATGCTTCCAGGTATCCTGTAATAATTTTCATGGTGGTTGATTTACCTGCACCGTTTGGTCCAAGGAAACCAACAATTTCACCTTTGCTTACACTGAATGAAATATTGTTTACGGCTTTTTGTTCGCCGTAAATTTTAGTAAGATTATTTACAGTGATTGACATGAAGAAAATTAACTTTCTTGTTTTGGAGGACGATTATCCTGTCGTGGTTGATTATTATCTCTACGTTGTTGAGGACCTCTATTTGGATTTTGCCCCTGCTGCGGATTTCTTGGTTGCTGATTTCTTTGCTGAGGGTGTTGTGGCCTGCCTTGTTGATTATTATCCCTGCGTTGTTGAGGACCTCTGTTTGGATTTTGCCCTTGCGGATGATTGTTATCTCTGCGGTGTTGATTCGGGTTTCTATCGTTGCGTTCTTTTTCCCTTCTCTTGCGACTGTTCTTTTCTAAGCTACGTAAACTGATATGCCCCACAACGTCTACAAATTCCGGTTCTACTTCTTTTGGTTTATTGCTTACAACTTCCACCGCTTCTAATTCTTCCGGCTTAATGCCTTGCATGTTCAGCGATTTTATTTTGCGAACTCTTTCAATGGTAAGCGGGTATTGCTTAGTGCTGTCAGACATGCCAAACCACATCAGGTTTCTAAAAATATCTTTCTTTACTAAAAATGCTCTGCCTCTTGCAATCTCTATTGTTTCGCAGTTATCAGGAAAATGTTGCAATGCATCTAAATAAGTATCCAATTCATAATTCAGGCAACATTTTAAGCGACCACATTGACCGCTTAACTTGGCTTGATTGATACTTAAATTTTGATAACGTGCTGCGTTGGTATTTACACTTTTAAAATCGGTGAGCCAGCTGCTGCAACAAAGCTCTCTGCCGCAACTGCCGATGCCGCCTACCTTTCCTGCTTCCTGGCGGGCGCCGATCTGCTTCATTTCTACCTTTACTTTAAATTCGCCGGCATATATTTTTATTAGCTCTCTAAAATCAACTCTGTCATCAGCAATATAAAAGAAGGTTGCTTTTCTGCCATCCGCCTGAATTTCCACTTCCGCCATTTTCATATCTAAATTCAGTTGCTTGGCTATAGCCCGACTGCGAATCAACACATCTTTTTCTCTTGCTTTTGTTTCTTTTAATTTGCTTAAGTCAGCATCATTGGCACGGCGCAAGATCTTTTTTATATCCTGGTCGTTTTCTTTTATCTCGTGCTTCTTTAATTGTAAGCGTACCAACTCGCCGGTTAAGTTTACCATTCCTACATCAAAACCACTTACACCTTCCACCGCAATCCAATCACCTTTTTCGAAAAAGTAATTGGTATTGTTTCTGAAATAATCTTTGCGACTTCCGTTATTAAAACTTACTTCTACAATACGACATCCGCTTTCGGGATCGCTGAAAGGTAAATTTGCCAGCCAATCGTACACGTTCATACGATTGCAGCCGCCGCTACTGCAGGCACCATTATTTTTACAACCACCGCTTCCGCAACTTCCACAACCCATGATAATTAGTAATTAATAATTTAAAATTGATAATTGTGTAAACAGATTTTATCTGTGTACTCTGTGTCTCTGTGAGACAAAAATTATTTGAGGAGAGTTTTTATGAACCAAGCAAAAGATCGTTATTAAGCTTCATTGATCTTGCCTTAGGCTAGACACTCTTGTATCATATTATATGGCAATTAAAGATAAATATTGGTATGCCGTATAAGTGAGTGACACAACGATGATGAGTATAGCTAAAAAGATTGCTCAATAAAAATAATCGCACCGGTTCAATCGCAACGCCGCAAATTCAAAATCACTTCTTCCTCAATTGACCAAAATTAACGAATTGTTGCTAATAATATGATAAAGCTTGATGGAAAGCGCATGAAACAGCATTTTGGAGTTGGCATTGCGCTCTATATAATAACTGGCTTTGTCGAGTTCGTTAATGATGGCTTCCTGCTGCGGGATACTGCATAGTTTGTTGAGCCTTTGGGCAAAATCGAGCTCCGGACCTTGATTTTCGCTAATCGACTGGAAACTTCTGGCTCTTACCGCTTGTTCCAGTAGGTGCGTAAAATATTTTAAGAATTGTTTTTGATTTTCACGCCCTTGTTTACTGATCTCTTCTATCCATTTAACCTGAGCTGCCGGACCGGTTTTTAAAATGGCGTTTAGCCATTCCCGTAATAAACTGTGCCAATCGGCTTCGGCATGTTGCAATAATTGCAAGGCTTCTCTGTAATTTCCCTCGGCAAGTGCTGCTACCTGGTGAGCTTTTTCTATGTTGGCTCCAGACCTTAATTCCAATGCAGCTTCTACTTCTAAATTAGAAAGCGGAGTTATTTTTACTAATTGTGTTCTTGATAAAATGGTTTGTAAAATTTCACTTTCGTTTTCAGCCACAAAAATGAATAATGTATTAGGCGGTGGCTCTTCAATCAGCTTTAATAATTTATTTCCTTCCTTGCCCAAAAACTCGGGCATCCACATGATCAATGTTTTATACTCGCTTTCAAAACTTTTTAAATTAAGCTTTCGGATGATCTCGTTGCATTCTGCTGCAGTTATATTTCCTTGCTTATTTTCTGCGTTGATGGATTGCAGCCAATCATATACATTGCCATAAGTATATAGGGAGGCAAATTCCCTCCACTCGGTTATAAAATCAGTGCTAACGGGTTTTTCTCCTGATTTTTTTGTGATGACAGGATAAGAAAAATGAATATCGGGATGAATTAGCTTTTGTGCTTTGATGCAGGAAGGACAAACGCCACAGCTGTCAGTTTGAACTTGTGAGTGGGGAGTTGAAGATGTAGGCTCCTCTTCAAATAGTGATGGTCCAGCTTCTTGAGGAGTAGATTTTCCATTTACTTTTTCGCAAACAACATATTGCGCAAAAGCCATGGCTAACGATAATCCACCGCTTCCTTCTTTTCCTAAAAACAATAATGCATGGCTCAAACGATTGTGTTGAACCATCTGCACCAACTTTTCTTTTATATGTGTCTGACCTATTACGTCTTTGAATTGCATGAGATTAAGAATTCGTCAATCGTGAAAAGTGAAACGTGAAAATCAAAGTGTCTGCATTTCTTTCACGTCTGACGCCTCACGTCTAAAGCTTATTGATCACTTCCTCGCTTAACACACTTGTTTTATGAAAGATAACAGTGATAAGATTTCCATTTTCGTCTAACAAAAATTTTGTGAAATTCCATTTAATAGGATCATCAAAACCTTTTTGATTTGCTTTGGCAATTAGGTATTGATAGATAGGGGCAATATCATCGCCCTTAACCGAAACCTTTGCTGCCATTGGAAAACTAACGCCGTAATTTTTTGTACAGAATTCTTTTATTTCCGCATTGGTGCCGGGTTCCTGCTCATGAAAGTTATTTGCCGGAAAGCCTACAATAACCAATTTGCCTTTATACTGCTCATATAATTTTTCCAAATCGGCGTACTGAGGTGTATTACCGCAAAGTGATGCAGTGTTCACGATCATTATTTTTTTGCCTTTGAATTTTGCAAAGTCGATAGTATCGCCCGTTAAGCCTTCTACTTTAAAATCATAGATGGAAGTATCTTTTGTTGGTGCTGTGGTTTGCATTGCTGCAGTATTATTGTTTTTTGCTGCGCAGGATAATAGAATTGCGCCTGCTAATAGAAACTTTATCATAATAAATTATTGTTTTTCGTAACAGCCTATGTCAGTTAAATTATTAACAACTCTGGACTTATCATCCAGGTCTAAAGTAAATGAAGTAGGAGTGCCTGCATCAACGGCCGGCGATTGCCTTTTAGTAATATGAAAATCGAATATTCTTCTATTTACATTAATGCTGTCAAACTTTGGATCAGCATTTGGAATAGAAGTATCGAAATTGATATTCGTTAGGTTGCTTTTTGCTTTATATAATGAATGATTAAGCGTTACTATACTGCTGCCGCTTTGTTTGTTTACAACTACTTCATCATCTACACTTCCATAATCACCCCAAATAATACAGTTGGTAAAACTGGCTGTTAAGGTGTTAATTGTAGAAGCAGTTTCGTCATTATCACTTGCCTGCAATACAGGATTTTTATGCGTAATATAACTATTGCCAAACGTTGCAATAGTGCAGTTGGTGAACGTGTAATTACCTCCGTTATTCAATGATACATTGCTGCCACAATTACTGATCAGACAATTATCAGCATTTATAAAACTGTTATATCCATATAAGCCTACATCATAAGCATTGTCAATTATGCATTGATGCAAGGTTAGTTTTGGATTGGAATTGTTAGAAGCGCTATCAATCACCAAGGCCTGGTATGCATTTTTTATAACGGTATGTGTTAATGCGCTGTTTACGCCTGTAGAGCGGAAATAAACTCCCGGCCAGCTTGCCGGCAGATCTTTGTAAACTTCATCCAGCCTGTCTCCTGTAAAAACTACATTACTGTCTTCTGTTCCATTGGCAATTAAAGTGCCGTCAACGATAAACGGAGCATCAGCATGTGAGTAGATCCGAACGCCTTTATCAAGTGTCAACGTTACATTTTTGTCTACTAATATCAAGCCTTGAATTACATAAGGCAGATCATTTGTCCAGGTAGTATCCTTATCAATAAGCAAGCTATTTATGAAATGTGCATTTTGCCCATATGCTTGTAACTGAACAAATTTAGTAACGCCATTATAATTTATGAGAATACTATCATTTACAATAAATGGCAAATTGGTTGCTGCCGGATTGATGTTCACGGTTACAAAAACATAAATGCTGTCATTGGCAGCAATCTCAATATTATTGGCTTCATTAGCCGGAATACCATTTATATTAATTGTAAATGGAGAAGTATTGCCCCCCATCAGTTTTACCTGGCTTAATAATATTTTTTGATCGTTATTGTTTGCTATTCTAAATGTTTGTGTTACCGAACCAACAGAAGTAAACACCGTGTCGAATTTTATAATGGTATCGCTGGTAGTTAAAGATGCATTAGGGCTTGTGATGAAAGAATCTTTTGAGCAGGAGGATAATATAAAAAAAGAAAAAGGTAAAAGGCAGAAAATGAGACGTGAGACGTGAGTCGTGAGTCGATTATTTTTCCGATGTCTTTGAATCATCTCCAAATTTATAATACAAAATACAATTGGTGAATTTATTTTGCAGCAAAGGCTAAAGTAGCAATGTTAAGAGTTGTTCCTTCTGCTTTTAAGATTGCCTGTCCGCAAGATTCGAGAGTGGCACCAGTGGTAATTACATCATCTACCAGTAAGATGTTTTTGTTATGTAAAATGCTTTCATTTTTTACGACAAAGCTTCCCTTTACATTTTCCCATCTTTCTGTTCTGTGTTTGCGTGTTTGCGTTTCCGTAAAACGCAGGCGAATTACCCTGTTAGTTAAAACAGGAATGTTCATTGCGGAAGAAATGCCATTGCAAATAACAGTTGCCTGGTTATAACCACGCTTGCGTTCTTTATCAGGATATAATGGTAACGGGATCAAATAATCTATATTTTGAAAGCGATTACTGTTTAACAAGCTTTTGCCCATCAACTCACCCAAATAAAAACCTATCTCCATATTGTTTTTATATTTAAGCTGATGAATAAGTGCTTGTATCAATGATTCTTTTGCAAAATAAAATTCAGCATGAGCAGAAGTAATAGGTATTCTTCCCCAAAATATTTTTTCTATTGGGTTATTTGCATGCTGTGCAAAATTGCTGTGAGGAAGTTCGTTGATGCATTTTAAACAGAGCAAATTGGTGTCATCTAAAATATCGCTGCCGCAACCATTGCATACATGCGGATAAAATAAGTGAAGTGTATCGGAAAGAATGGTTTTAAATGAGTTCATGTTTATTAAGCTACGGTAAAAGTTAAAACAAATGCCGATAGCAGAATAAATTTTGACATAACTCATCAAGTATCATATCCAACTTAAAACAAATACTGGTACAATTCCTCTACTTTGCCCAATGCAACAACTTCAATATCAAATTTCAATTTGCCGATAGATTTTGAATTGTACTTGCTCAATATAATTTTAGTAAAACCTAATTTTTGTGCTTCAGCAATTCGCTGTTCAATCCTGTTCACAGCTCTTATCTCTCCGCTTAAGCCAACTTCGCCGGCAAAACATATAGTATGATTTAACGGAACATCTTCATAACTGCTCAATAAAGCGCTTACAATTCCTAAATCGATGGAAGGATCTTCTACTTTTAAACCACCGGCAATATTTACAAACACATCTTTCATTCCAAAATTAAATCCGCCACGTTTTTCCAACACAGCTAGTAATAACTGCAAGCGACGCAGATCATAACCGGTAACTGTACGTTGCGGCGTTCCATAAACACTTTGCGTAACCAATGCCTGTGTTTCTATCAATAAGGGGCGCATTCCTTCTATAGTTGCAGCAATTGCAATTCCACTTAGTGCATCTTCTTTTTGCGTAATTAATATTTCACTTGGGTTGGTAACAGGCTTCATTCCTTCGCCTGTCATTTCATAAATGCCTAATTCAGCAGTAGATCCAAAACGGTTTTTCAACGTTCGTAAGATTCTGTAAGCATAATTACGGTCACCTTCAAATTGAAGAACAGTATCTACCATGTGCTCCAGAATTTTCGGACCGGCAATGGTTCCATCTTTAGTAATATGACCAATTATAAAAACGGGCGTGTTTGTTTCTTTGGCAAAACGCTGTAACTCACCGGCGCATTCGCGGATCTGGCTTACACTTCCGGCGCCTGATTCAACAAATGATGATTGCAGTGTTTGGATTGAATCAACGATCACCAATTGCGGCTTTAATTTTTTTATTTCCTGGAAGATTGCTTGCGTATTGGTTTCTGTAAGCAAATAAAAATTTTCATTCTGAATACCAATTCTATCAGCACGCATTTTAATTTGCTGTTCACTTTCTTCTCCGCTAATGTATAATGTAGTAATGTCTTTTAGCTGTAGTCCATCTTGCAAAAACAATGTTGATTTACCAATGCCAGGCTCACCGGCTACTAATACAATACTGCCTGCAACAATACCGCCACCTAATACCCGATTCAATTCAACATCAGTAGTTACGATTCTTTTTTCTTCAGCGCTGGTAACCTCATTAATTGAAATGGTTTTTATTTTTCCATTGCTTCCGTAATCTTTCCAATCATCTTTTTTATCGCTGCCTTTTACGGTTACTTCTTCTACAAATGTGTTCCATTGATTACATGATGGACATTTGCCTAGCCACTTTGCACTTTCATATCCGCAGTTCTGACAAAAGAAGGATGTTTTTGTTTTACTCATTCACTGTAATTAAAAATTGAAAATTAAAAATTAATAATTGTTTTTGGTTGGATTATTTTGATACTGGCATTTGTTTTTCTTCAACATCGTTATGAACTTGTTCTGTTACTCCTTTCTTTTAGTAAAAGAAAGGATATAATCATTACGTTCATG
The Ferruginibacter albus DNA segment above includes these coding regions:
- the eno gene encoding phosphopyruvate hydratase, yielding MSYIASIHARQILDSRGNPTVEVDVLTENEHLGRAAVPSGASTGIHEAVELRDGNKKIYQGKGVLKAVKNVNTIIADNLLGWDVADQTGIDAAMIALDGTANKGKLGANALLAVSMAVAKAAALEANLPLYRYIGGTNAKTLPIPMMNILNGGAHADNKIDFQEFMVMPVGASSFSEGLQWGVDIFHALKSVLKKKGFSTNVGDEGGFAPNIQSNEEAIETVLTAIQAAGFKTGSQIMIAMDAANSELWDAKKKKYVFHKSSGKELSSDQLVKFWESWAKQYPICSIEDGMAEDDWAGWKNLTDTIGKKVQLVGDDLFVTNVTRLERGIKEDTANGLLVKVNQIGTITETINAVSMAQNNGYNTIMSHRSGETEDTTIADLAVALNCGQIKTGSASRTDRMAKYNQLIRIEEMLGESGIYPKGKIKFGK
- a CDS encoding choice-of-anchor Q domain-containing protein — its product is MIQRHRKNNRLTTHVSRLIFCLLPFSFFILSSCSKDSFITSPNASLTTSDTIIKFDTVFTSVGSVTQTFRIANNNDQKILLSQVKLMGGNTSPFTININGIPANEANNIEIAANDSIYVFVTVNINPAATNLPFIVNDSILINYNGVTKFVQLQAYGQNAHFINSLLIDKDTTWTNDLPYVIQGLILVDKNVTLTLDKGVRIYSHADAPFIVDGTLIANGTEDSNVVFTGDRLDEVYKDLPASWPGVYFRSTGVNSALTHTVIKNAYQALVIDSASNNSNPKLTLHQCIIDNAYDVGLYGYNSFINADNCLISNCGSNVSLNNGGNYTFTNCTIATFGNSYITHKNPVLQASDNDETASTINTLTASFTNCIIWGDYGSVDDEVVVNKQSGSSIVTLNHSLYKAKSNLTNINFDTSIPNADPKFDSINVNRRIFDFHITKRQSPAVDAGTPTSFTLDLDDKSRVVNNLTDIGCYEKQ
- a CDS encoding FtsB family cell division protein — translated: MKLLNSIPSWLKNKYLLTGTFFVVWMFFFDPNDIKSDMGHRARLGELKKNELHLNQLITDTKKELDQLKTNAQTIEKYAREKYMMKKDNEDLFVVQAK
- the gldA gene encoding gliding motility-associated ABC transporter ATP-binding subunit GldA is translated as MSITVNNLTKIYGEQKAVNNISFSVSKGEIVGFLGPNGAGKSTTMKIITGYLEASSGNATVCGENVDSSSLSTKKKIGYLPESNALYYDMYVREYLDFLCGVHNIENRKPEIENVIATVGLTREANKKIGQLSKGYKQRVGLAAALIHNPEVLILDEPTSGLDPNQIIEIREVIKKLGQSKTVLFSSHILQEVEAICDRVIIINKGEIVADDKLSNLQKNNNSTQTVIVQFKETIDPTLLSNLQDVINVEKQENNWKLNTANPDNVKKQLLELSIKNNLNIVSLTNSNNNLENIFRSLTN
- a CDS encoding glutathione peroxidase; amino-acid sequence: MIKFLLAGAILLSCAAKNNNTAAMQTTAPTKDTSIYDFKVEGLTGDTIDFAKFKGKKIMIVNTASLCGNTPQYADLEKLYEQYKGKLVIVGFPANNFHEQEPGTNAEIKEFCTKNYGVSFPMAAKVSVKGDDIAPIYQYLIAKANQKGFDDPIKWNFTKFLLDENGNLITVIFHKTSVLSEEVINKL
- a CDS encoding ComF family protein, giving the protein MNSFKTILSDTLHLFYPHVCNGCGSDILDDTNLLCLKCINELPHSNFAQHANNPIEKIFWGRIPITSAHAEFYFAKESLIQALIHQLKYKNNMEIGFYLGELMGKSLLNSNRFQNIDYLIPLPLYPDKERKRGYNQATVICNGISSAMNIPVLTNRVIRLRFTETQTRKHRTERWENVKGSFVVKNESILHNKNILLVDDVITTGATLESCGQAILKAEGTTLNIATLAFAAK
- a CDS encoding DNA polymerase III subunit, which translates into the protein MQFKDVIGQTHIKEKLVQMVQHNRLSHALLFLGKEGSGGLSLAMAFAQYVVCEKVNGKSTPQEAGPSLFEEEPTSSTPHSQVQTDSCGVCPSCIKAQKLIHPDIHFSYPVITKKSGEKPVSTDFITEWREFASLYTYGNVYDWLQSINAENKQGNITAAECNEIIRKLNLKSFESEYKTLIMWMPEFLGKEGNKLLKLIEEPPPNTLFIFVAENESEILQTILSRTQLVKITPLSNLEVEAALELRSGANIEKAHQVAALAEGNYREALQLLQHAEADWHSLLREWLNAILKTGPAAQVKWIEEISKQGRENQKQFLKYFTHLLEQAVRARSFQSISENQGPELDFAQRLNKLCSIPQQEAIINELDKASYYIERNANSKMLFHALSIKLYHIISNNSLILVN
- the radA gene encoding DNA repair protein RadA translates to MSKTKTSFFCQNCGYESAKWLGKCPSCNQWNTFVEEVTVKGSDKKDDWKDYGSNGKIKTISINEVTSAEEKRIVTTDVELNRVLGGGIVAGSIVLVAGEPGIGKSTLFLQDGLQLKDITTLYISGEESEQQIKMRADRIGIQNENFYLLTETNTQAIFQEIKKLKPQLVIVDSIQTLQSSFVESGAGSVSQIRECAGELQRFAKETNTPVFIIGHITKDGTIAGPKILEHMVDTVLQFEGDRNYAYRILRTLKNRFGSTAELGIYEMTGEGMKPVTNPSEILITQKEDALSGIAIAATIEGMRPLLIETQALVTQSVYGTPQRTVTGYDLRRLQLLLAVLEKRGGFNFGMKDVFVNIAGGLKVEDPSIDLGIVSALLSSYEDVPLNHTICFAGEVGLSGEIRAVNRIEQRIAEAQKLGFTKIILSKYNSKSIGKLKFDIEVVALGKVEELYQYLF
- the ricT gene encoding PSP1 domain-containing protein → MGCGSCGSGGCKNNGACSSGGCNRMNVYDWLANLPFSDPESGCRIVEVSFNNGSRKDYFRNNTNYFFEKGDWIAVEGVSGFDVGMVNLTGELVRLQLKKHEIKENDQDIKKILRRANDADLSKLKETKAREKDVLIRSRAIAKQLNLDMKMAEVEIQADGRKATFFYIADDRVDFRELIKIYAGEFKVKVEMKQIGARQEAGKVGGIGSCGRELCCSSWLTDFKSVNTNAARYQNLSINQAKLSGQCGRLKCCLNYELDTYLDALQHFPDNCETIEIARGRAFLVKKDIFRNLMWFGMSDSTKQYPLTIERVRKIKSLNMQGIKPEELEAVEVVSNKPKEVEPEFVDVVGHISLRSLEKNSRKRREKERNDRNPNQHRRDNNHPQGQNPNRGPQQRRDNNQQGRPQHPQQRNQQPRNPQQGQNPNRGPQQRRDNNQPRQDNRPPKQES